Below is a window of Bacteroidales bacterium DNA.
AAACTGTAAATAGTAATGAAATTATAACTGGTGTCCCCGAAACTTACTTTTGGGCAGCATGGTGTGCCAACCCTTGCCGCGACCCGAACCTGATTGTTCAGGGGGCAAGCGTATGCGATGGGTTGGTTGCAACAATAACGGTTAGCGGAGGCGTGTCATATACATGGGATAATTCTGAAACAACCAGTTCAATAACAGTCAACCCGACAATAACAACCACTTACACCGTTACAGGAACACAAGGAGCGGGATGTACAAATACTGCTTCAGCTCAGGTTGTTGTAAATATTGGAACAACGCCACCTATTGCAATATCTGGAAACACGCCAATATGTGCAGGAGCGTCGGCAACTATTATTGTTACCGGAGCAAATACTTATACATGGAATCCTTTCGGTACAAATGATACAATAACTGTTAACCCGACAATAACAACAACATATTATGTAACGGGAGCAGATGCAGGTGGATGCACTAATACAGATTCTGCCGTTGTTACAGTCAACCCGTTGCCCAATATCGTCGCTACAGGAAATTCGGTATGTTTAGGACAGTCTGTTATAGTAACCGTTACAGGAGGAGCAACATATACGTGGGATACTACTTCGAATAATGACACAATAACTGTTAGCCCAACAATAACAACAACGTATTTTGTAACGGGAACAGATGTAAATGGTTGTGCCAGTACATCACAAGCAGTTGTAACAATTAATCAGGCAAGTATAACAGCAACAGGTAATTCAACGTGTGCAGGAAAATCAACTACAATAACAGCAAGTGGGGGGGTTACATATACGTGGGATACCAACCCTACTCAAAATGGTTCAAATATAAATGTTACGCCAGCAGTTAACACGACTTATATTGTTACCGGAACTGATGGGACAAATGGTTGTACAAATACGGCTTCAGCAGTTGTATCAATTAATCCTGACCCTAAAATAACAACAACAGGAAACTCAACGTGTGCGGGAAAAGCAACTACAATAACAGCAAGTGGTGGGGACACATATACATGGAATACCATTCCTACTCAAAATGGTTCAACTATAACTGTTAGCCCAACAATCATCACAACTTATATTGTTACAGGAACCGATGCAAATAGTTGCACAAATACTAATTCTGCGACAGTTTCAATTTATACGGATCCAATAATTACAGCAAACGGACCATCAAATTATATTTGCAACGGGAAAAGTGCAACTATAATTGCAACGGGAGGTGTCACATACACATGGGTGCCGGGCAATCTTAACGGAAATGCCAATAATGTAACTCCTGATGTAACCACTATATATACAGTAACAGGAACAGATGGAAATGGCTGTACAAATATTGATACGGCAGTAGTAAAAGTTGACCCTCCGATTAGTGCAAGTATAACCGGATTTGACGAAATATGCGGAAGTGGAAATGGGCAGGTTTGTGTAAGTCCGAGTGGCGGAACACCAGGACAGGGGTATACTTATTCATGGAATATATCAGGTAGTTCTTCAAATTGTCTTAATAATATTCATGAAGGCGCATACTCTGTAACCGTTACCGACTCATTAGGATGTACTACAACAAGCGCAGTGAACAAAACCATTGGTAACCAAATAATCAACCCTGATGGTGATGCAACTGCCGATAAATATTTTGATGTGATTACCCATAAATTTATTTACGACTGGAATGGAACCAATGGTTCTAATTATAACTGGAACCTTGGCGATACTACTTACAGTAATTTGAAAAGTCCTACTCATACATACGAACATGATGGTACTTATACAATATATGTTACTGTAACTTCTTCAGATGGATGCACATCAAAAGATTCTTTAATTATTGAAGTTGTAACACCTACGAAACTTGAAGTTTTCAATGTATTTACACCAAACCATGACGGCATAAACGACAAATACAAGGTTAAATACGAAGGGGAGTTTTTATATTTCAAAATGATGATATTCAACCGTTGGGGAAATAAGTTGTTTGAAACGGGCGATATTGACAAGGGCTGGGACGGAAAACAATGGACAAAAGACGGAATGTCAGACGGAACGTATTACTATATAATTAGTGCTAAAGGTAAAGATATGGTTGAATATGAATTCCACGGATTTTTGACTTTAATAAGGTAAATGCTTGATGCGTAAATGCTTCAAAAATTATAAAAAAAGAGAAATAATTTTTTATTTCTCTTTTTTTTAAATTATTTATTATCACATAAATTTTATATTTTTCAATGAATCGAAGAAATTCATGCTGTTCAAATAAAGAGTAAAGCGAATTTTTTCTGAATATTTTACCGAATTTATTGCTTTCATTTGGTTTTCGATATCGGAAGACCAGAATACGGGAAAGTAAACCTCACAAATGTTTGGAATTACAGTTAAATCAATGCCTCCATTATATATTATTTTTTTTGAATCGGGGAATAATTTTCCTGCGTGTGAATAAGTGCCGATGTCGGCATATAATTTAAGAGGCAAAATTCCGGGAATTGAAGTTTTAACATTCAATGATGCAAGCCAGTCATTCGTTTGCCCAATGGGAGTATTGATTTTAAAAGCGCCATCAGTTTCGGTGAATTGCTGCGAAGCCAAACCGCTATAATCCGAACGACCTAAATAATAATTATCAAAAGTGTAATCTTCGTAACCTGCTTGTCCGTTCATACGGAAATTATAATTACCGTAATAAACTTTTTTCTGCTCCAAAAAAGCACCTGCAAAAAACCGCAAATCCAACCCTTTTTTCTTTTTATTATATGTCAACCTGTATTTAAATTCAAGTGAACTTTTAATAAAATCTACGTTTTGCTGGGTTTTTAAACTCAATACATAAGGATGCAGTGAATTACTGTTTTCAAATGAATAAATAATTTCATTAAACATAAGTTCCTGTTGTTTCTTCTCCATTTCTTTTTCATCACCGTTCCATACAAAAACATCTTTTGTAATATTTATATTTCTTAATTTTAAAGAATGTGTATAATCTGATGTAGGAATTCTTTTCTTAAAAACAAAAAGAAATTCGGGTTCAATTTTATAATATTTCAATAGTGGCTCGTAAGAATATGTATACTTTGCAAATGACAATCCGAATTTTATGTTCTGAAAAATTTGAGCGGGAAATAAATTATAATTAATATTTCCCCATCCCGATAATTCATTAGTACCAGTACTATACATGGGAACTAAAGTGTATTCGGTTTTCTTCTGGAATAATAAATGATTATAAAGCGTAACACCGAGCATAAACTTATCATAATTATTTATTCCTATTCCCGGAAAATAAAAAACCTGTCTTTTATCGGAATTATCAATGCTTCCAATAAAATTAAACTTTACTGGTTTTGATTTTTTGAAAATACCTTTTGTTTTTATGGAATTATTTTTTCTGTTGATGTCGGGAATTATTTCATTTTCATCAATTTTAAATTGAGCAAAATTATTTTTCGCCAAAGTGAATTTCTTTTTACCTGTGAAACCCTCATAATAGCTTGTTTCCACAGTATCCTTCGAGGAATATGATGTAATCGAAAATGGTGCTGCAATTTGTCCTTTATTTTTTATTTTTAATATCGAACTGTCACCCTCGTTTTTCAAAGAAGAAATTTTATAGTCAATTTTTTTTGTTGTGTTAAGCAAATCGTTAAAAAACCAATCGAGGTTTTGAGTTGTATTTTTGGTAATTATTTTTTTGAAATCTTCAGGAGAAGGATGTTTGTATTTCCATTCCTCAAAATACAGGTGCATAGCTTTGTCAAAATTTTCTTTTCCCATGTAAGTCATTAAATACCTCATGGCAATAGTGCCCTTTGAATAAACATCAGCAGCGTAATTATATGTGGTGTAGCACTCGGCGGGACTATTCAAGGGCTGGTCAGTATTTGTTAAAGCGGTTATTAAGTATGTTAATTCATCATATTTTGCAACTTTATATTTCCATAAATCAGTAACTCTTGCAATATTTTCGGGCAACCCGAGCATGTCTGTGAGTTTTCCTCCAACAGTATTTTCAATGTATCGCAATGTATAAAATGAATTTATGCCTTCATCCATCCACGGATTTTTTCTTTCATTTGAACCAAGCATTCCATAAAACCAGTTATGACCAACTTCATGAACAATAACTTCCCTTAAAACAAATGGAGTTCCGGAAGTTCCTATTACCGTAATGTTCGGATATTCCATTCCGGTACCGGCACTTATTGTTCCGTCAACAGCGGTAATATTATTGTAGGGATAATCGCCAACCCATAATGAATAATAATATATAGCATCGTTAATATATTCAATGCTCTTTCGCCAGAGATTTCCTTCGGCATTAGTGAACATCGCCCATGATGTAACTTTTCTTTCCGAATCAGGTGGTTTTATTTGTCCTTTCAGCACATTATATCTTTTATCGGCAAACCATGCAAAGTCGTGAATATTTTTCTGAATATATCTGATAGTTTTTGTATTTTTTGAAGATGGAGGAAACTGCATATCATTTCTGTTGAAAAAAATTATTTTTTGTGTTTCTTCAGCTTTTTTTGTGAGCCATTCAATTTCGCTTTCATTTTGCAAATCGCCGGTAGCACCAACGACATAATTTTCGGGCAAAGTAATGGTTACATCGAAACTTCCGAATTCGGAATAAAATTCACCCTGATGGAGGTAGGGCATCTGGTTCCATCCGTTTGCGTCGTACACAGCGGGTTTTGGATACCATTGAGTTATCTGGTAAGATTGGCTTACATGTCCGAAACGCGAAAATTTTCCGTCAGGAATTTTTACATGAAAAGGTGTTGATATGATAATAGTGTCGCCGCTTTTCAATGATTTATCAAGAATCAATTTGCAAATATCTATATTTAAAGAATCATATTTCCATTTTATTTTTTCATTATTAATTTTAAAATCAATACTATCAATATATCCCAATTGTTCTTGTTTTGCTTCATATAATTTAAAATTTCCGCTTTTCAGCAATTGCTTGTACAACGCAGAGGTATTGTCCTTATATGCATTGGGCCATAAATGAAAATAAATATATTCCAATGTATTTGGAGAATTATTTATGTATTGAATTTTTTCAAATCCACTAAGCTCATGATTGACATCATTGAGTTTAACACAGATTGTGTAATTCACTTCCTGCTGAAAATACTTCTGCGAAAAAGTTTTATTAAAAAAAAATATTAATAAAAGCAATGCAGTATACTTCACTATTGAATTCATAATTCTTAAATAATTGTGTGTTTATTTTTATAAAAAAACGCCACCAAAACACCAAATAACACCAAAAAATAAAAAACATAAAAATTACTTTGGTGTATTTTCGTGTTTTTGAGATTTGGTGGCAAAACATATTTTTAGTATGTTCAAAATTTCGTAAATTAATCTTTTATAATGATTATTTAAAAAAAGAGGTTGATTTTTAAAACCAACCTCATGTACCGTCTATATTATTTTACAATTTAATATTCGTCTTCATGAAAAAAGAAATCCTCTTTTGTAGGATAATCAGGCCAAATATCTTCAATACTGTCGTAAACTTCACCTTCATCATCGAGTTCCTGTAAGTTTTCAATAACTTCCATTGGTGCTCCCGACCTGAGAGCAAAATCAATAAGCTCGTCTTTTGTTGCAGGCCACGGTGCGTCTTCTAATTTTGAAGCTAATTCTAAAGTCCAATACATAAAATGTTTTTTTTATAATTTCGGCAAAAGTAAATAATTTAAAATCAAAAAGTCAAGCTTTTTTCAAAATATTATTGGCAAGTATGCATTTTTTTTATACAAAGTATATTTTTTGTATAATTAATACATAAAACCACTGTTTGCAATATACTTATAATATGGTATCATTTAAAACGGCTGTTTGGCAAGGTCTTGCATTTTTAATCAAAAAGTTAAAAATATTTATAATTTGCTGTTTTAACTAGTAACTCAATGACTGATACTATGCAATTATTAACAACAGGAAATTTTAAACTTATTTCTTTAGCGGCTGTGCATAAAGCTGAATATCTTTCCCTGTAATAGTTTTATTGCATAATATTATCAATCGTTCAACCACATTTCTTAATTCACGTACATTTCCTGTCCAATTAATTTTTTGCATTTCGGCAAAAGCATCGTCACTGAATTTCATTAAAGGTTTTCCCTGGTTTTCGCATAATTCTTTCAGAAAATGATTTGCCAGCAAAGGAATGTCTTCTTCTCGTTGATTAAGTGAAGGAACATCAATAACAATTACACTGATGCGGTGATATAAATCTTCTCTAAAATTCTTCTTTTCAATTTCTTCTTTTAGATTTTTATTTGTTGCTGCAATAACTCTCACATTAACCATAATCTCTTTCTCGCCTCCCACTCTCATGATTTTATTTTCCTGCAATGCCCTTAAAACCTTTGCCTGTGCCGATAAACTCATGTCGCCGATTTCATCAAGAAACAAAGTGCCGTTATCTGCCTGTTCGAAATTTCCTTTTCTTTGTTTTATTGCCGATGTGAAAGAACCTTTTTCATGACCAAATAATTCGCTTTCTATAAGTTCGGAAGGAATTGCGGCACAATTAACTTCAACAAACGGACTGTTAGCTCTGTTGCTTTTTTCGTGCAGCCATCGTGCAACAAGTTCTTTTCCTGTTCCATTATCGCCGGTAATTAAAACTTTTGCATCTGTGGGAGCAACCTTATCAATCATTTCCATGATTTTTGCAATTGCCGGTGATTGCCCTATTATTTCATTTGTCTGATAACATTTTTTCTTCAGAACTTTTGTTTCCGAAATTAAAGTTGATTTGTCCAAAGCATTACGAACACCAATAAGTAAACGATTCAAATCAATGGGTTTTTCTATATAGTCATAAGCACCTTTTTTTATTGATTCCACAACTGTTTCAATATTTCCATGTCCCGATATCATTATAACGGGAATATCGGGAAAAATTTTAATAATATTTTCAAGCGTTTCGATGCCATCCATTTTCTGCATCTTGATATCGCAAAGTACAACATCGTATTTTTCATTTTTTATTTTTTCAATGCCCTGCATTCCGCTTTCCGCATCGTCAACTTCAAATTTTTCATATTCGAGTATTTCGCGGATTGTATTGCGAATGCTTTTTTCATCATCAATTATGAGGATTTTTTCCATTTTATTGAGTTTGTTAAGTTTTTAAAGTTGGGAAGTGGTTCGCAATTTAATACCAAACCAATAGCAAGTATTTTCGATTCTTAAAAAAATGATTCTTTTCTCACAATAATTTCATAATAAACTGTATAATATTAATCATTAATACGGTTTTTGTATTTATCCGGATTTCGGTATGTGTTAAAAACAGCAACAATATTAATAATTTTAAGAGAATCGTCAACAGTATAAATAATAACAAATGGAAATCTTTTCAAAGGCAGGAAACGGGCGTTTCTATGTTTTTGTTCGCATGCATCTGGATGGCTTTTTATAAAATCAAGAAAAATATTAACCTCGTTAAAAAAGTATTTACCAAGCCCTTCCTTTTGCTCGTTGTACCATTTAATACTATTGGTCAAATCCGCTCTGGCTTCTTTTTCGAATTTCAGTTTGTAATTTCTTTTCATAACCCCTTTTCAATTTCTTTTTTGACATCATCCCAGTCGAGCAAGTTGTCAGGATTATAATTATCGAGGCGTTTATTAAGAATGGCTTTTTGTTTGTCAGAAAGCATATATTCTTCTTTTTTAGAGATTTTTTTAACAAAGTTTAAACTTTTCATAATTTCAATGAAAATATTTTCTTTGTTTTCGGGAATTGTAATATTATATTGTATCATAAAAAAGCGAATTAAATTTTAAAACAAAGATAGTGTTTTTGTTTTTCACTGCAAAATAACAAAGCTTTAGTAAACTTTCAAAGTTTAGTAAAGCTTTTAACCGACTGCTTTAAAAAGGATTTGCAAAATCAGGATTATTAATAAAAGTATTATCTGTAAGTGTTTTTAAGAATGCAATTAAATCCTGTTTTTGTTGAGCTGTAAGTTGAACACCGCCATCATTAACTTTTTTCATCAAAGGGTGAACATACGGCGACCATTTCAATCCTTCGCTGTAAAAGTCAATTACCTGTTGCAAAGTAGTAAATCTGCCATCGTGCATGTATGGACCTGTAAGTTCTATGTTTCGCAAAGTTGTTGCTTTATATGCACCTATGTCTTTTGAAACAAAGGTAACATGATATCTGTCCCTCGTATCAGTAAAAACAGTATCTTTAGCATTATTATAAAATAAATTTGTTGTAAATAAAATTGTTCCGTGACAATGGAAACAATCACCTTTTTCGGTATTAAAAATCACATAACCATTCATTTCAGAAGGAGTAAGATTTTCCTCACCTCTCAGATATTTATCAAACTTTGAATTTGCAGAAATCAATGTTCTTAAAAATTGTGCTATTGCTCTTCCCGCATTTTTGATTGTAATTATTTCCGAACCAAAGGCATTTTTAAACAAAGGGGGATACATAGGAATGTTTTGGAGCATTTCTTTTGCCCTGTTGGTATCGCTGAACATTTCATGCGGAGCGGTAATTGCCATCCAAATTATATCTTCAAGATTTTGTTTATTTGCGATTGGATTTTGCATATAAACACTGCCATTCCACAAATATCCATTGCTGTTAAATGCAAGATTAATAAACGGTAGCATAACGTGCGGCGTTTTAATTCCTGTAACTCCGTATCCATAGCCAGTTCCGTTTTCAAATGAATGGGATTGAATATGGCAGGTAGAACATGACATCAGCGAATCAGGATGGTCTCTGCCTGCAAGTCGTCCTTCGTAAAATAAATATCTTCCTAATTTAATACCTTCAACTGTCATCGGATTATCTGAAGGAATGTTCAATTGAGTAGGAAAAAAATTTGGGATTGTAATTATATAAGGTGTGGGTTTGTATTCTTCAAGAGATTTTTCTTTTTTGCATGATTGAAGACTAAACCCGAGAATAAAAAATAAAAACAAATATATTATTTCTAAATTTAAGGCATTTTTAAAAACAATAAAATTCGAGGCACATGAGAATTTTAAAACAGAGTTTACATTTAGTAAATGAGGTTTTAAAATTCGAGTGCAACGAAGAAGTTTGCAGTTTTTAGAGGTGCCTTTCAATCTTATTTATCATTTAAAGTTATAACCGGTATCATAATTTCCTCCATTGAAATTCCACCGTGCTGAAAAGTATTTTTGTAATAATTTACGTAATGGTTGTAATTATTGGGATAAGCAAAAAAATCATAACCTCTCGTAAAAATATAAGAAGAAGAAATATTGGTTTTAGGAAGATAAAATTCCAGAGGATTTCTTATTTCAAAAACTTCCTTTTTATTGTATTGCAAAGCTCTTCCCTGCTTGTATCTGAGGTTTGCGGTTGTATTTCTGTCGCCCAAAACTTTCACGGCATTATGTACAAATACGGAACCATGGTCGGTAGTGATTATTATGTTTAATTTTTTTCCTGCAAGTTGCTTCAATATTTCGAGAAGCGGAGAATGTTCGAACCACGATAAAGTTATTGAGCGGTATGCCGATTCATCTTTTGCAAGCTCACGTATAATTTCCATTTCTGTTCGAGCATGAGAAAGCGTGTCAACAAAATTATATACTAATACATTAAGTTTATTGTTAAAAAGATTATTTATATTTTCCGAAAACTTACTTCCCGCTGTATAATTTAGAATTTTGTTATATGAATATTTTATTTCTTTACCGGTAATTCTTTTAAGCTGTTCACCGAGCAATTCCGATTCAAAGCTATTCTTGGTTCCTTCCTCTTCGTCATTTAACCAATACTGAGGATGCAAGTTTTGAATTTCAAAAGGCATTAATCCGGCAAACAAACTATTTCTCGCATATTGTGTAACTGTAGGCAAAATGCTGAAATAAAGCTGGTCCTCAGCTACTCTGAAAGTTTCTTCTATAACCGGCTGCAATATTTTCCACTGGTCATAACGAAGGTTATCAATTAAAATAAAAAAAACGGGATTCTCGGATGACAATAGAGGAATTACTTTTTTTCTGATTAATGTTGGCGAAAGCACAGGAATATCTGAAGCTTTACCATTCAACCAACTTTGATAATTCTTTTCATAAAATTTAGCAAAAAGATTATTCGCTTCAAGTTTCTGCATTTTCAGAATTTCCACCATGCTTTCATCTTTTGCATTATCAAATTCAAGTTCCCAGAAAATTATTTTTTTATAAATATCAATCCATTCATTGTAATTAAGATTTTCACTCAGCCGCATTCCTATTTTCTGGAATTCCTGTTGATAAGCAGAATTTGTTTTTTCAACAATTAATCTTTTGTTTTCAAGATTTTTTTTGATTGCAAGAAGTATTTGATTTGGGTTCACGGGTTTTATAAGGTAATCCGAAATTTTGGAACCTATTGCCTCCTCCATTATTGATTCTTCTTCGCTTTTTGTAATCATTACGACAGGCAGATTCGGATGCAGGTTTTTTATTTTTACAAGTGTTTCGATACCTGTTAATCCGGGCATATTTTCATCAAGAAAAATTATATCAAAATCATGTTTTTTGATAATTTCCATGACAGCATTGCCGTTTGTGGCAGTGTGCACTTCATAACCTTTATCTTCTAAAAATAATATGTGCGGCTTCAGCAAATCAATTTCATCATCAGCCCATAATACAGTTACTTTTTCCATATACAGATTTTACTTTTATATATATAAAACATTATAGAACTAACATTATATTATGTTAAACTAAAAAAAAGTATTAATATTGGAATGTTTTTTAAAATACAAAATTAATCAATTGTGAGTGGAATTATTAAAAATAAAAGAAAAATAATTAACGACCCTGTTTGCGGATTTATAAATATCACCGACGATATTATTTTCGACCTTATTGAACATCGCTATTTTCAGCGTCTCAGAAGAATAAAGCAACTGGGACTTACTTACCTTGTTTATCCGAGCGCATTGCATACAAGATTCAGTCATGCAATCGGAGCCATGCACCTGATGACACAAGCAATTGATGTCCTGCGTTCAAAAGGGCATAATATTTCCGATGAAGAATCACTGGCTGCAAAAATTGCTATTCTTCTTCATGATATAGGGCACGGACCTTTTTCACATGCTTTGGAAAATTCAATAATAAAAGGAATTCAGCATGAAGAAATTTCGGAAATATTAATGAATAAGCTGAATGATGAATTTAACGGCAAGCTTGAGCTTGCAATAAAAATATTTAAAAACAAATATCATAAAAAATATTTACATCAATTGGTTTCGAGTCAGCTTGACATGGACAGATTGGATTATCTGCGAAGAGACAGCTTTTTCACAGGCGTTTCTGAAGGTGTTACCGGCACCGAAAGAATTATTAAAATGCTGAATGTAAAAAATAATGAACTTGCAGTTGATTATAAAGGCATTTATTCAATTGAAAATTTTATCATTGCACGCCGGCTGATGTATTGGCAGGTTTACTTACACAAAACAGTCATTTCTGCTGAATACATGGTTTTAAAAATTTTAAAAAGAGCCAAGGAGCTTGCAAAAAACGGAGATAATTTATTTGCAACTCCGGTTTTTTCGAATTTTCTTTACAATGAAATAAACAAACAATCATTTAAAAAAAACGATACAATCATTGAGAAATATACCGAACTTGACGACTATGACATTTTTTCTTCAATAAAAGTATGGACCAAACATGATGATAAAATTTTATCAATGCTTTGTAAAAACCTTATAAATAGGGTGCTTTACAAAATAGAACTTCAGAATAATGTTTTTGAAAAAAAATATTTTGAGCAGATAAAAAATAAAGTAAAAAAAATCATTAAAGTTGACGATAGCTTTATTGATTATTTTGTTTTCTCTGATTTTATTGAGAGCAATATTTATTTTCCACAAAAAGACAAAATAAATATATTGTTAAAAAACGATAATATACTTGATATAACCGAAGCTTCCGACCAACTTAATGTTGATGTGTTATCGAAAATAATTAAGAAATATTTTATTTGTTATATAAATTTTCACTAAATTTGTTTCTTTTTTAATATTTTAAAAGTTGTTAATAAAAGATAATAAAAGTTTATTGTGATTATTTTATTAAATTTTATCTTGCATTATCTTTTGATAAAGGAAAAATAACAAACCGAAAAAAATTGATGAAATATACAGCAAAGAAGTTGGCAGAGTTGTTAAATGGAAAAATAGAAGGCAACCCTGATGTTGAAGTATCGAGTTTAACAAAAATCGAGGAAGGAAAAGCGGGTTCTATATCTTTTCTTGCAAATCCCAAATATACTCAACACATTTATACCACAACCGCATCAATAGTGATTGTTAATAAAGAATTCATTCCTGAAAAAGAAATTACAACCACACTAATAAAAGTTGACGATGCATATAAAAGTTTTGCCATTCTGCTTGATGTATATAATAAAAACAAATACAATAAAACAGGAATTGAACAGCCGTCATACATTTCCAAAAATGCCTTCGTTGAAGAAGATGTTTACATTGGTGCATTTGCTTACATTGGAAATAATGTAAAAATCGGGAAAAATGTAAAAATATATCCGAACACATATATAGGTGATAATGCTCAGGTTCTGGAAAATTCAGTAATACATGCAGGAGTAAAAATATATCCCGATTGTATAATTGGTAGAAATTGCATTATACATGCCGGAGTGGTTATCGGAGCTGACGGATTTGGCTTCTCAACTGCAGATGACAAAAACACAAAAATTTGCCAGATTGGTAATGTTGTCATTGAAGATAATGTGGAAATAGGTGCCAATACTACAATTGACAGAGCAACAATAGGCTCAACTATAATCCGTAAAGGTGTAAAACTTGACAATCTTATTCAAATAGCACACAATGTTGAAGTTGGTGAAAATACTGTGGTTGCAGGGCAATCCGGTATTGCCGGTTCAACAAAAATCGGAAAAAACTGCATGATAGGAGGACAAGTGGGAATAGTAGGACATTTAAACATCGCCGACAGAGTAAAAATTGCCGCCCAGTCGGGCATAGCTTCGAGCATAGATGAAGAAGATGCAATAATTCAAGGCTCACCTGCATTTGATATTTGCAATTATAAAAAATCATATGTTTACTTCAGAAAACTTCCCGATATTGAAAAACGCTTATCAGACATTGAAAAAATAACAA
It encodes the following:
- a CDS encoding type II toxin-antitoxin system RelE/ParE family toxin, producing MKRNYKLKFEKEARADLTNSIKWYNEQKEGLGKYFFNEVNIFLDFIKSHPDACEQKHRNARFLPLKRFPFVIIYTVDDSLKIINIVAVFNTYRNPDKYKNRIND
- a CDS encoding cytochrome c peroxidase; this translates as MFLFFILGFSLQSCKKEKSLEEYKPTPYIITIPNFFPTQLNIPSDNPMTVEGIKLGRYLFYEGRLAGRDHPDSLMSCSTCHIQSHSFENGTGYGYGVTGIKTPHVMLPFINLAFNSNGYLWNGSVYMQNPIANKQNLEDIIWMAITAPHEMFSDTNRAKEMLQNIPMYPPLFKNAFGSEIITIKNAGRAIAQFLRTLISANSKFDKYLRGEENLTPSEMNGYVIFNTEKGDCFHCHGTILFTTNLFYNNAKDTVFTDTRDRYHVTFVSKDIGAYKATTLRNIELTGPYMHDGRFTTLQQVIDFYSEGLKWSPYVHPLMKKVNDGGVQLTAQQKQDLIAFLKTLTDNTFINNPDFANPF
- a CDS encoding response regulator, whose amino-acid sequence is MYMEKVTVLWADDEIDLLKPHILFLEDKGYEVHTATNGNAVMEIIKKHDFDIIFLDENMPGLTGIETLVKIKNLHPNLPVVMITKSEEESIMEEAIGSKISDYLIKPVNPNQILLAIKKNLENKRLIVEKTNSAYQQEFQKIGMRLSENLNYNEWIDIYKKIIFWELEFDNAKDESMVEILKMQKLEANNLFAKFYEKNYQSWLNGKASDIPVLSPTLIRKKVIPLLSSENPVFFILIDNLRYDQWKILQPVIEETFRVAEDQLYFSILPTVTQYARNSLFAGLMPFEIQNLHPQYWLNDEEEGTKNSFESELLGEQLKRITGKEIKYSYNKILNYTAGSKFSENINNLFNNKLNVLVYNFVDTLSHARTEMEIIRELAKDESAYRSITLSWFEHSPLLEILKQLAGKKLNIIITTDHGSVFVHNAVKVLGDRNTTANLRYKQGRALQYNKKEVFEIRNPLEFYLPKTNISSSYIFTRGYDFFAYPNNYNHYVNYYKNTFQHGGISMEEIMIPVITLNDK
- a CDS encoding HD domain-containing protein, which codes for MKNKRKIINDPVCGFINITDDIIFDLIEHRYFQRLRRIKQLGLTYLVYPSALHTRFSHAIGAMHLMTQAIDVLRSKGHNISDEESLAAKIAILLHDIGHGPFSHALENSIIKGIQHEEISEILMNKLNDEFNGKLELAIKIFKNKYHKKYLHQLVSSQLDMDRLDYLRRDSFFTGVSEGVTGTERIIKMLNVKNNELAVDYKGIYSIENFIIARRLMYWQVYLHKTVISAEYMVLKILKRAKELAKNGDNLFATPVFSNFLYNEINKQSFKKNDTIIEKYTELDDYDIFSSIKVWTKHDDKILSMLCKNLINRVLYKIELQNNVFEKKYFEQIKNKVKKIIKVDDSFIDYFVFSDFIESNIYFPQKDKINILLKNDNILDITEASDQLNVDVLSKIIKKYFICYINFH
- the lpxD gene encoding UDP-3-O-(3-hydroxymyristoyl)glucosamine N-acyltransferase, producing the protein MKYTAKKLAELLNGKIEGNPDVEVSSLTKIEEGKAGSISFLANPKYTQHIYTTTASIVIVNKEFIPEKEITTTLIKVDDAYKSFAILLDVYNKNKYNKTGIEQPSYISKNAFVEEDVYIGAFAYIGNNVKIGKNVKIYPNTYIGDNAQVLENSVIHAGVKIYPDCIIGRNCIIHAGVVIGADGFGFSTADDKNTKICQIGNVVIEDNVEIGANTTIDRATIGSTIIRKGVKLDNLIQIAHNVEVGENTVVAGQSGIAGSTKIGKNCMIGGQVGIVGHLNIADRVKIAAQSGIASSIDEEDAIIQGSPAFDICNYKKSYVYFRKLPDIEKRLSDIEKITNNKK